DNA from Eucalyptus grandis isolate ANBG69807.140 chromosome 5, ASM1654582v1, whole genome shotgun sequence:
AACGGttgcatgaagaaaaaaaaactgcgAAAAAATCCCTAATAATggcattttttgttaaattcatCAATATGTATATAGGAATAATACATTTAACTGCCAAAAATAGGAAAGTACGAATTTACCCATCTAGATATTTAATCTGAACAGTGTAGAGGTATTGAAGACTTCTTAATTACTAAATTTCTCCTATTGACAGAGAAGCAATTTATTGACTTAGGTGTGCAATATTTCTTATGCAAGGGCCACCCTCAACCGTGGTTGGCTATGGCCTAGGCAGGGGCCATGACTCTTGTTGGtcacaatcaataaaaaaatagaataaaaattcagaaaaaaattaaaaaatttctaaaattaatttatctcaGTGTCGGTCATTCCATATACAATAGTCGGAgtccatgtcaatgatttccaGCCTAATACGGCAAGATTGAATTTAATTAGTTATATAAAGAGTGAGACCCAATACAAAGTGGATGGTTCATTCCCTTCACCAAAAGCTGCATTACCCATCATGTGGAAACAAAATATTGGCACATTTTTATAGCACAAGTATCATTCCTTACGAAAGACAGCCATGTAATCTTTAATATTTAGTTTCGAGCTACTGAGATTGGAAATTCACATTCTTATCTACTAAACTGAAGATATGCACGGTCCCTCTGATCCATTCGGTTCGTAGTGCTATTTAATATAGGTgggcacacaaaaaaaaaaaaggtggaggaCTCACCTCAAAATTGAGTACTCTCTAATAGATAATCAGAGAAGTTTTTAACGTGCCAGATAATGCACAAAGCAACTCCATCACGTAACTCAACGTagcaatttaaagaaaaaacaaaaaccctcGACACGTAATGTGATCGCGCATGGCACAGTGAAGAGGCAGCGTCTATAAATTGCATGGAAGCAAGATTGCATCTCCACAAGCCTTTCCatctagagaaaaaaaaaaaaagttatcagCGAGAGTtcagggagagggagagggagagagagagagagagagagagagagagagagagagagagagagacatacCATGGAAGGTGGCAGCTCAAGGCCATGGACCGAGCTCAGCGGCAAGACCAACTGGAAGGACATGTTGGATCCTCTCGACGAGGATCTCCTGATGTACCTCATACACTACGGAGAACGAGTCCAAGCCATCTACGACGCGTACAACGGCCAGGAGGAGTCTGAAGACGGCTACGGCATGGCCCTGTACCCGATGGACAAGCTCTTCTCTAAAGTGGGTCTCGAGACGGACAACAAGAAGTTCAGGTACGAGGTGACCCGGTACTTCTACGTGCCGTCGCACTTAACCTTTCTGGTGCAGCCGGACAGGTCTTGGGCCGGGTATGTCGCGGTGAGCACTGACGAGGGGACCCAGGCATTAGGGAAGAAGGGACATTTTGGTCACTTGGAGAGGAACGGCGAATCTCCTGGAGTCCATAGAAGATATTCGAGATGATTTGGCCCCGGCGACCAACATTTTCGAGGACGACCCCAATACTAAGATTCACCTGGCTTTTTAGATTTGTATACGAAGAGGGATATAGGAGGAAATAAGTACACATCGCTTAGTGCCAGAGAGCAGGTAAGAAACTTTCACTCCATTTATAGATCGCTCTTGGTAATTTACCTCCCGAATAAGCTCCAAATTGcctttcacctttttttttatatatataaatctaaaaatatGATAAGATACCGCAAGTGATGTTTGGAAtactttgtcaaattaaaactgGCATTGATGGACAACTTTGGTCAGGTTCTAAGGGAGGTCCGGAAGCAAGTCGATCTCTATGCCGGTAAAGGTGAAACCATCGGCATAACAGTGGCCGGCCACAGCCTGGGTGCGGCTTTGGCAACGATCAATGCGCTGGACATCGTGACCAATGGCTACAACGCGCCCATCGACCACCCCGAGAATGCCTGTCTGGTGACCGCGTTCCCCTTAGCCAGCCCCAAGGTCGGGGACGAGAACTTCCAGGCGACGTTCTCCTTGTCCGAGAAGCTCCGCGCCCTTCGAGTGACCAACGCCCTTGATATCGTTCCTTTCACCCCTCCAATCAGATATTACCACGTCGGAGAACAGCTGCTGGTCGACTCGCACAAGTCCCCGGACCTGAAGCCTCTCTACAAGGGTCCGACTGGCGCCGTGGCAATCGGGCATATGTTGGAGACGTGCCTGCATCTAATCGCGGGCACACAAGGCATCGATAGCAACGAATTCAATGTTGACAAGCGTCGCGGGATTGAGCTGCTGAACAAGGGAATGGATGCTCTTAAGGATGGAAGCAAAATTCCGGCTAATTGGTTGGTGGcgaagaacaagaacatggTCCAGGATGAGGTCACTGGAGACTTGGAAATTGGCCGATCTGTACATCCCACCTCACCAGAAGATAATTAGAACGAACAGTcccaagtctatatatatatatatatatatatatatatatactgcGTGATCAGCTATTATCAATAGTTGCTGCTTTATGACTTAGCAGTACTATAATAAAGGTTCGTAATGCAAAAGTGGAGTGGTTTGATTGAGTTGTATTGGTAGTACTAAGTTATGTGTGTTGTACTAGTTGTCCTAAGTTATCTTTTGTTTACCTCTATGTCATGAAATAAATATGGTCTTAAATGAATAATAAAGATCGCTTCATTatcatttgttttcttgcagTAATTTCATTGTGTAAATCTTGATTTCGTAATTTGCCTCCCTTCTTTATTGCTAGCCTTATATGTTGAAAAATCTCATCTGAGTTCAATACCAAACCAAATCGAGATCAATTAAGTTGACAATCTTTAAATCATTTCAATTTAACCCGGGTGCTATTGTTCAAAAGTCTGATTGAATGcccaaaattatataaaatgcGTCGTGACCTTACCTCAGTTTGCACCACCTAAGGACGAATGGAATACTAAACAtagacttaattcgggctctctTAAACTCATACCAATAAGCAACttagaatttaaattattaatatgcaaatgatttttcaattagaagtcgccactaatctatttcgATGGATCGATTTATGGAAGAATTAATTCACCTCTACAAACTAGATTAAATGAGTTcaaggacttgattatgctataTTTTTCTAATGTCATTTCAGTACCTCTTCCCTTTTACTTCAAAAAATGCTTTGCATGCAACTTGCATTGATTTTATGGGTATGAAACTAttatttaacactcaataaagcaaagcaataaataaattgtgagcACAAAATACTTACCTCAAAACAACGAAAGTAGAAAATCACATCTATAAcctatatatgatttttaattaacactcgattcattcaatattttagggttttctcttatttaatgaaacCTAATCTATAGTGTTAGTTAGCAAATCACATCTATAATAGAAAACCACATATATAACCtataatgaaatttaattaacactcaatttattcaatattttagggttttatcTTATTTAATAAAACCTAATCTATGTACAATGCAATCGCATACAAAAGGtccaactaaaatgacatgaaaCATccaatgtgacatcccgattttccaattctattttcaataatttgagacgggcatttcgttggcacgcatatagttcttttccttgagttggccactcatgtggaaactagtctatcgggtgaagctgttaagagtttcttgcatcagactcgagaatttgaccaggaagcgacctttcgactgagttaatctgcaagggtcattacggtacaattaaaatcgattagagattggagataggtcgacttgatagaggcatgtgatcaggtgtgggtgattccaccagatcgcacaattcttgtcgatcagcactggaccgacttttctgtcgattgggtaccctgtgttcgtatttgaaaccttgagatttccccgacaaccgaaagtcgccaatgtttcaaagatgtacattgtggcttgagatgatcaaccactggtcaaatgcatgaaaatttctaaagtctacccggtaggttgggccgcgctagtatcgtgccaaagtgaaattaaccgtggaattgagatcgaattcagaaattggaagtctgggtgtgtcacaaatcattttaggaatattgattcatctttggaagattttcatGCAAGCCAAGCTTTTGAGCATAATAATCGagtatggttaatttggttcggAAAATTGGTAGGCCCTCTTTTGGTGGTATTTTTGAGATCAAGATAgttctatggtcaagtaaaTAATTGAATTGAAGCGTGGTAACattgggttaatttaattgagcttcaattggatggaattgattgagaaatgattgaattaagtgtacaaaGTTTCATGTCCCGGCGGAAAAATAAATGGACCCATTGAAGAATGTTGTGGGagaggagatagtggaagatgacatcatgcgggtgatgtcatggtgtggGGGCAAGAATGGCTAAGATCTTGACAAGTGTAAGGTGGAGATTTGTTCCCCAAAAAGgcacccatcaacatcatcttcaacctctagcTCCTTGGGTTTCGAaatgggaagagagagggagagagaatccGGCCGGCCAGCTAGCTCGACGCCCGCCCTCCGCCGCTTGTCGCCGCCGCCCCGCGCCACCTGCACGTCGTTCCACCGGTCAGCTCACCTACCCgtcgccctctctcctccttctccggtgGCTGTTCGACACCCAGCAGATCCGAGAAGCGTCGGCTGGCTGCAACCCGCCCGGACCGCCGTTCGTCGCTCGCTCGACGCCGCCATGCGTCGCCATCGCCGCCCATCCGCCCGCCCTCGCCCGCTTGGCCGACACCCGGCCGCCTTCGTCTGCCCTGTTCGTGCATTCCaggagctgccggagctcgtccccgccgccgtgGGGCCTCACCTGGCCGTCGCCTCGCCCGTCCAAGCCATCGGCGCGCTGCCGCCCCTCTTCTCCGCCGTTCCCCGCGCCCGAACTGCCGTCGATCAGCCACCATTCAGCCGCAACCAAAAGCtgggaaaaatgggtatggcagcggacGTTTgacccgttttggccgccttcccgagcccggatgctcggcccgccttgaggaaagtcgatcctcgcgtcgtcctcgtcattttggtccgctcggttcgctaatccgatgagtttaactcactaaatcttgattagacggttaatgacgccctaagtgtgcttagcctaagttaagtaagcttaggtggttaaattagtttatttagttgatgattagattatggtgtttaattaagttaaagtgttttagtttaaagttaagtatgtttatttttaatataaagccttgatgtgacataatagggttttttattttgaattatttaattgcttcgaaattctggaaatttataatattatattaattccgaaattattaaaatattattattaaaaaaaaacggaaaaattatttttgatctcggttgctcagaatttcatgccgatcgctgctgtgtagttggattttgaaattgatgattggatattataaattgagtgtggattgtgaaaaatatgaatattattatttaattattttcggaataaatttaattatttaataaattccgaaaattttgtcatgaCCCTAAActctcgaatttcgtgccgatcgctgcttgtgcatttagaatttgattgatgattggttgtggcaaattgagtgggATTGCGATATATCGGGactctttataaaatcctaagtgtggaAATGAATGGCCGattggccgtgatatgccacctattagaggtcgcgcccggtggggccgtgatatgccacctattagaggtcgcgcccggtGGGGCCAATGATATGCCACGCACCCggtgataaaggtcgcgcccggtggggccgtgatatgccacctattagaggtcgcgcccaaccCGGCCGTAATCTACCACCTttttaaaggtcgtgccgagtggggccgtgattgagagcaatgattgatttgctagaatgacatgtaatcgactgagtcgattgatcgctgagacgatccaagtagttgaattgttctgatgatgtgattgtgccgcagttgtttggttatcatgattgcacgtggttggtttatataaattgtgctaacctgcagataaaggctgaggcgaggtaagtcttctgtgtgatgtggctaggccacccgaggcgtattttctttctaataggggtttaaggGGTTGAAGTGGGATTAAAATTTTAGGTCCCTGGTAGATGGAGTGGCCAGATAGCTTTAGTTGGCCTTGAgaagttgcagaggtgaagtcataaggattggagaacgtgtccgacttgtaggtcataggacagttccttttaagagccagtcttttgtagactcTTGGCCATAGACCTCtatttgtaattctgttgaattgtGAAAGTGTCATGTTGTGGTTTTGTTTCCTGCTTGTCTATCCCTtatttcattgtcaggggttttataatacgttccacTTGTGCAATAAGAAATGagtggggtcggcgacactacctgtgaatgtcgcatttgatcgaccgcagtgggatgtgctcgcgctcggggttcggggcgtgacatccaacCTATCATGAAAACTATATGTCATgcaacattaattaattaaatgacctcCTCTAATGacaggcaaaaaataataataataacacaaCTATTCTAATGATCCCTAAACGTGCAATTTCTTGACTCGTGTCTCTTGGATGTGTCTTGTGCTTCATCCTCTTCAGTTGTTCTCCATCACTCAGCACCGCTCTCTGTGTtagttcttttgacttttctccctGAGCAAAGTGCTGGAACTCACGGCTCTCGGATATCTTGTTTGGGTTGATGGAGACACACACGGCTCTCGGATATCTTGTTAGGGTTGATGGAGACAGGATTGGATACCACGCCGCGAAGCAGCGACAACTTAGCAGGAAACCAGCAACCTTCGGGGACTGAGCTAGGAGGCTGGCCAGGGTTGTTGATGGTCCATCGAGAGGATAACAATAGCGGCTTTGCTGTTCATGATGTGGTTTTGGACGACATCGTCATATGATCAGCGCCACAGCCAGCGTCACGGGGAAACTGCAATGTCGGGAAAGCAACAGCGTCGTTGGGAATTTGCTGAATCTTGGTACGTGACATGGGCAGCAAC
Protein-coding regions in this window:
- the LOC120293918 gene encoding phospholipase A1-IIgamma-like: MDNFGQVLREVRKQVDLYAGKGETIGITVAGHSLGAALATINALDIVTNGYNAPIDHPENACLVTAFPLASPKVGDENFQATFSLSEKLRALRVTNALDIVPFTPPIRYYHVGEQLLVDSHKSPDLKPLYKGPTGAVAIGHMLETCLHLIAGTQGIDSNEFNVDKRRGIELLNKGMDALKDGSKIPANWLVAKNKNMVQDEVTGDLEIGRSVHPTSPEDN